Proteins encoded together in one Ruminococcaceae bacterium KH2T8 window:
- a CDS encoding ATPase family associated with various cellular activities (AAA) → MKKKNIINLIKFYSEHNDAGFRQEVAEIANDFDKNGDTDLSFYIMSLISSADLFVPQMQSEDLKYCTRTQTSSSMLQLPTLVDKELNGIINAIRNKTCVNKFIFHGDPGTGKTETVKHIARIMGRELYTVDFNLLIDSHMGQTAKNIASMFEEINSFFQPDKIIILLDEIDSLAMERGNTNDVREMGRATSALMKGLDCLNNHVVLFATTNLFKHFDKALIRRFDYSVNFNRYSQVDLMDIACELLDYYLSDFTFCEKNKRLFKKIIEEYETIPNPGELKNVIKTAFAFSESSKPFDYLKILYSLVTGSEANIAQLPNYTLREKEILTGIPKSNIARKMHLIEET, encoded by the coding sequence ATGAAGAAGAAGAATATAATTAACCTCATAAAATTTTATTCAGAACACAATGATGCTGGGTTTCGTCAAGAGGTTGCAGAGATTGCTAATGACTTTGACAAAAACGGAGATACTGATCTGTCATTCTATATAATGTCTCTCATATCATCCGCTGATTTATTTGTCCCACAAATGCAATCGGAAGACTTAAAGTATTGTACAAGAACACAAACTAGCTCATCAATGCTTCAACTACCCACACTAGTTGATAAAGAATTGAATGGCATTATAAATGCCATTCGCAACAAAACATGTGTAAATAAGTTCATTTTTCACGGAGATCCTGGAACTGGAAAAACCGAAACAGTGAAACATATAGCAAGAATCATGGGTAGAGAATTATATACAGTAGACTTTAATCTTCTAATCGATAGCCATATGGGACAGACTGCTAAGAATATTGCTTCGATGTTTGAGGAAATAAATTCATTCTTTCAACCTGATAAAATAATAATACTACTTGATGAAATTGATTCTCTTGCGATGGAGCGCGGCAATACAAACGATGTCCGAGAAATGGGTCGTGCCACATCTGCTCTTATGAAAGGACTTGATTGTCTAAATAATCATGTTGTTCTTTTTGCGACAACTAATCTCTTCAAGCACTTTGATAAAGCTCTGATTCGGCGTTTTGACTATTCTGTAAACTTTAATCGTTATTCGCAAGTTGATCTTATGGATATTGCTTGTGAACTACTAGACTACTATTTATCTGATTTTACGTTTTGTGAAAAGAATAAACGCCTATTTAAAAAAATAATAGAAGAGTATGAAACGATACCAAACCCGGGCGAACTTAAGAATGTAATTAAGACTGCATTTGCATTTTCTGAGAGTTCCAAACCATTTGATTATCTGAAAATTTTGTATTCTTTGGTAACAGGGAGCGAAGCAAATATTGCACAATTGCCTAATTATACCTTGAGAGAAAAAGAAATACTTACAGGGATACCCAAAAGCAATATAGCGAGAAAGATGCATTTAATAGAGGAAACGTAG
- a CDS encoding Subtilase family protein, with the protein MNDILRIKGQFGHNTRKSQVGMPSLPANGTVKSEQIGQMILQLQYLQVYWSDKKINDNALISIEYNRVVAKSNRVRRLIASNTTKTRIVGAKFNKGESYIHHIITYYAPYDSIQESIYELITVKSIVDKQFNGSVNKSIVDKINKKEIRLNSNAISRTSFVNLIVDSFYVEKIFVPTPESTEADTQIVTLYDTKEDYRKWLTVLGIEIELKNIIDKNTFILDKAKYEILVNKVPYLVSMAVKDFAKYEPIESNELPSHEVFTLPPPTNEPIIGVIDSFFDDSVYFSEWVDVCDELKGIPVDNKDREHGTAVDSIIVDGHRINPTFNDGCGNFRVRHFSLITSNGYNSIEIMKKVRKIVTQNRDIKVWNFSIGSALEINENFISYQAFELDKLQNEFDDIIFVVAGTNDNSHSMKKRIGAPADSINSIVVNSIKRGGEPAAYSRKGPVLSFYNKPDIAYYGGDKNEPIRVCTRNGAISTCGTSFAAPFIARKIAFLIHRVGLSREIAKALIVDSAIGWKPNRINNIHSYIGMGVVPIRIEDILHSNDDEIRFVITSEASTYDNYLYRIPVPISNNMQPYIAKATLCYFSECERNQGVDYTSTELDIHFGRITNKGIKTINDNCQNTPDSRIIEASARNYYRKWDNIKVICERQKDRGKAKSLYENGFWGISIKKTERNSKHSPNLVKFGLVITLKNIYGENLINEFIQKCAINELLVSSINVEERVRINTKIEEDIELED; encoded by the coding sequence ATGAATGATATTCTGCGAATCAAAGGACAATTTGGACATAATACTCGCAAATCACAAGTCGGTATGCCAAGTTTACCTGCTAATGGTACGGTGAAATCTGAACAAATCGGACAAATGATTTTACAATTGCAATACCTGCAGGTATATTGGAGCGACAAAAAAATAAATGATAATGCATTGATCAGCATTGAATATAATCGTGTTGTTGCAAAAAGCAATCGAGTTCGCAGGCTAATTGCTAGCAATACAACAAAAACCCGAATAGTAGGTGCCAAATTCAACAAAGGTGAGTCTTATATTCATCACATAATTACTTATTATGCTCCCTATGATTCGATTCAGGAATCTATTTATGAATTGATTACTGTAAAATCAATTGTCGATAAACAATTCAATGGCTCCGTAAACAAAAGCATTGTAGACAAAATAAATAAAAAAGAAATTCGCTTGAATAGTAACGCAATATCTAGAACCTCATTCGTAAATCTTATAGTTGATAGTTTTTATGTAGAAAAGATTTTCGTTCCTACTCCTGAGTCAACAGAAGCAGATACTCAAATCGTTACATTATACGATACAAAAGAGGATTATAGAAAGTGGCTTACCGTATTAGGTATTGAAATTGAGCTCAAGAATATAATTGACAAAAATACTTTTATTCTTGATAAAGCTAAGTATGAAATACTGGTTAATAAAGTTCCTTATTTAGTTTCGATGGCAGTAAAAGATTTCGCGAAATATGAACCAATCGAAAGTAACGAGTTGCCTTCGCACGAGGTTTTTACTCTACCGCCTCCGACAAATGAACCAATAATTGGTGTCATTGATTCATTTTTTGATGATAGTGTGTATTTTAGCGAGTGGGTTGATGTTTGCGATGAATTAAAAGGAATACCCGTTGACAATAAAGATAGAGAACACGGAACGGCGGTTGACTCAATAATAGTTGACGGTCATAGAATCAATCCCACATTTAATGACGGTTGCGGGAATTTTAGAGTAAGGCATTTTAGCCTGATTACATCGAATGGGTATAACTCAATAGAAATAATGAAAAAAGTGAGAAAGATCGTAACTCAAAATAGAGACATCAAAGTATGGAATTTCTCTATAGGATCAGCTTTGGAAATTAACGAAAATTTCATTTCTTATCAGGCTTTCGAATTGGATAAATTACAAAATGAATTTGACGATATCATTTTTGTGGTTGCTGGAACCAATGACAATTCACATAGCATGAAGAAACGGATTGGTGCCCCTGCAGATTCAATCAACTCAATAGTCGTTAATTCAATAAAGAGAGGGGGGGAACCTGCTGCATATTCCAGAAAAGGTCCAGTGTTGTCCTTCTACAATAAACCGGATATTGCATATTATGGGGGCGATAAAAACGAACCAATAAGAGTATGCACAAGGAATGGTGCAATATCCACATGTGGGACCTCATTCGCAGCGCCTTTTATAGCACGTAAAATAGCTTTTCTCATTCATAGAGTAGGTTTGTCTCGTGAAATAGCAAAAGCACTTATTGTTGACTCGGCAATTGGATGGAAACCCAATCGAATAAACAATATTCATAGTTATATTGGAATGGGAGTCGTACCAATACGCATAGAAGACATATTGCATTCGAATGATGATGAGATACGATTTGTTATAACTAGTGAAGCTTCAACATACGATAACTATCTTTATAGGATTCCAGTGCCTATAAGCAATAATATGCAACCCTATATCGCTAAGGCTACATTATGCTATTTTAGCGAATGTGAACGAAACCAGGGGGTTGATTATACTAGCACAGAATTGGATATTCATTTTGGTCGAATCACAAATAAAGGAATAAAGACCATAAATGACAATTGTCAAAATACTCCAGATTCTAGAATTATTGAAGCATCAGCACGCAACTACTACAGGAAATGGGATAACATCAAGGTAATATGCGAGCGCCAAAAAGATAGAGGAAAAGCAAAATCGCTATATGAAAATGGATTCTGGGGGATTAGCATAAAAAAGACTGAACGAAACAGCAAACATAGCCCAAACTTGGTAAAATTCGGGTTGGTGATAACACTAAAAAATATATATGGAGAAAACCTAATTAATGAGTTTATCCAGAAGTGTGCAATAAACGAATTGTTGGTAAGTAGTATTAATGTAGAAGAACGAGTAAGGATTAATACAAAAATCGAAGAAGATATTGAGCTTGAGGACTGA
- a CDS encoding cyclic lactone autoinducer peptide, whose product MKKAEKQFLKVVKIVAKKQTIDPRFPECISFYHQPKRPKK is encoded by the coding sequence ATGAAGAAGGCGGAAAAGCAGTTCTTGAAGGTAGTTAAGATAGTTGCCAAGAAGCAGACGATCGATCCTAGATTCCCTGAGTGCATTTCTTTCTACCATCAGCCCAAGAGACCTAAGAAGTGA
- a CDS encoding ATP-dependent DNA helicase RecG: MAIPITIEKLLSENIVEWARIEFKEGWNPDTTLKTISAFANDIDNWGGGYIVIGAHEKDGKVVRPVKGITPDSVDKIQKDILRYCKYLRPVYIPQTEPVWFDGKLLLLIWCPGGYERPYACPKSPDSKNSEKIYYIRKLSSTIEATELDVKELMSLAHNVPFDDRINPKAEMKDLKYPIIKNYLQNVNSSLINEIDNLDTVQIAKDLRIADGPTEYYKPLNVGLLFFNDHPELFFPYCRIEVVNIPDPTGQGMEERIFAGPIDQQLRDALTYIKNNVIAEKIFKVSGQAEAVRVKNYSYEAIEEFLSNAIYHKSYQIHEPVTVRIEADKIEITSTPGPDRSITDDDIRNYQMRTRRYRNRRIGDFLKELHLVEGRNTGIPTAIRAIKENGSPLPLLLTDEDRSFFSVIIPIHEAFVHEKNNNISETGVDKVTPKRKSKEQIKALILEVLSTESISTNELYKKLGYSGNASKTFRNCIEELIAEGEIRYATENKQDSNNVLMKN, translated from the coding sequence ATGGCAATTCCGATCACAATAGAAAAACTATTATCTGAAAATATTGTTGAATGGGCGAGAATAGAGTTTAAAGAGGGATGGAATCCTGATACAACACTGAAAACCATAAGTGCATTTGCTAACGATATAGACAACTGGGGTGGTGGCTATATCGTTATAGGTGCACACGAAAAAGACGGGAAAGTTGTCAGACCTGTAAAAGGTATAACACCGGATTCAGTAGATAAAATACAAAAGGATATTCTCAGATATTGCAAATATCTGAGACCTGTGTATATCCCGCAAACAGAGCCTGTGTGGTTTGATGGGAAACTACTTCTGTTAATATGGTGTCCGGGCGGATATGAAAGACCATATGCATGCCCTAAGTCACCGGATTCGAAGAATAGTGAGAAAATATACTATATTCGCAAGTTATCCAGCACGATCGAAGCTACCGAATTAGATGTTAAGGAATTGATGTCTTTAGCACATAATGTTCCGTTTGATGACAGGATCAATCCTAAAGCTGAGATGAAGGATCTAAAGTATCCGATTATCAAGAACTACCTGCAGAATGTAAACAGTAGCTTAATAAACGAGATTGATAACTTAGACACGGTTCAAATAGCGAAGGATCTTCGAATTGCAGATGGCCCAACGGAATACTATAAACCATTGAATGTTGGGTTACTCTTTTTCAATGATCATCCTGAATTGTTTTTCCCTTATTGCCGGATAGAGGTAGTTAATATTCCTGATCCGACCGGTCAGGGTATGGAAGAGCGTATTTTCGCGGGACCTATAGATCAACAGCTACGGGATGCTCTTACCTATATAAAGAATAACGTAATAGCAGAGAAGATATTTAAGGTTTCTGGACAGGCTGAAGCTGTTAGAGTAAAGAATTATAGCTATGAGGCAATCGAGGAATTCTTATCGAATGCCATATATCATAAATCCTATCAGATCCATGAACCTGTTACAGTAAGAATAGAAGCAGATAAGATTGAGATAACCAGTACACCGGGACCAGATAGATCTATTACAGACGATGATATTCGCAATTATCAAATGCGAACCAGAAGATACAGAAATAGAAGAATAGGAGATTTCCTTAAAGAATTACATCTTGTAGAGGGAAGAAACACTGGTATTCCGACTGCAATTAGAGCAATAAAGGAAAATGGCTCTCCGTTACCCTTGCTTCTTACAGATGAAGACCGTTCGTTTTTCTCTGTAATTATTCCGATACACGAAGCGTTTGTGCATGAAAAAAATAATAACATTTCTGAAACAGGTGTTGACAAGGTGACCCCAAAACGTAAATCTAAAGAGCAGATAAAGGCATTGATTCTGGAAGTGTTGTCAACTGAAAGCATATCGACTAATGAGTTATACAAAAAACTCGGGTATTCCGGTAACGCTTCAAAGACATTTAGGAACTGCATTGAAGAGTTGATAGCTGAAGGGGAGATACGTTATGCAACGGAAAATAAGCAAGATTCGAATAATGTGTTGATGAAGAACTAG
- a CDS encoding putative ABC transport system ATP-binding protein, with amino-acid sequence MLIKTVALKKEYKIGDNTVKAVNGVDLQVEAGEFISIMGPSGCGKSTLLHLIGGLDKATSGQVYVNDVELSSMNDTALSKFRCCEIGFVFQKFNLINEMTVKENIVTPILISGRKINDEYINGLIEALGLKDRLDHTPLQLSGGQQQRVAIARALANDPALILCDEPTGNLDKKNSEEVISLLDTIHENYKKTIMMVTHDKSIADHADELYVMEDGTIQ; translated from the coding sequence ATGTTGATAAAGACGGTAGCTCTTAAGAAAGAATATAAGATTGGTGATAATACGGTAAAGGCCGTAAATGGAGTTGATCTTCAGGTTGAAGCCGGAGAGTTCATATCAATAATGGGTCCTTCCGGTTGCGGTAAGAGTACATTGCTTCACCTTATTGGAGGGCTTGATAAAGCAACATCGGGTCAGGTGTATGTTAACGACGTTGAATTATCGTCGATGAATGATACCGCACTATCTAAGTTCAGATGTTGTGAGATTGGTTTTGTATTTCAAAAGTTCAATCTGATTAACGAGATGACGGTTAAGGAAAATATTGTTACTCCGATTCTCATATCGGGTCGGAAGATCAATGATGAATATATTAATGGTTTGATTGAGGCATTAGGCCTTAAGGATAGGCTTGATCATACACCGCTTCAGTTATCCGGTGGTCAGCAGCAGAGAGTTGCAATAGCAAGAGCTCTCGCTAATGACCCCGCATTAATACTGTGTGACGAACCTACAGGCAATCTCGATAAAAAGAATAGTGAAGAAGTGATTTCGTTACTTGACACGATTCATGAGAATTACAAAAAGACCATTATGATGGTAACTCATGATAAGTCTATTGCTGATCATGCTGATGAATTGTATGTGATGGAGGATGGAACAATCCAATAA
- a CDS encoding FtsX-like permease family protein: MSGLTVRLIKKQAGRFLCLLVVLILGSFTIATSGYLIRSIKKTDIETNLDYCGDYDYVIYNADLGYADALVHSSGIEDIGLYYELGTVTDLDGVEEFKAVALRDELSEDIYHMTCVIGSYPVNENEVAIDLSVAHTYGIPPYPGEEIELKKYTPNGEYIGNETYRISGLFRDAAPDTQGGWYRWPFNVFKEDYSMPAVFFYPSDIESWGCSQETVLVRSKTYTIQEMQDTINLTLRETGSCENGVYYNYNKMIVYSDCLGIDYNSIPGRDGGFSWEYLSNATSEGLFKRDFYSTLLLPVISLLVIVTESVSVYMLVKNIIADRKDHYGILRSIGMSSKSIIRNLVFEMFCFGLISSITGAVTAYVVHNPTINILNSRLNLHLYNGINVEDFIKNVTYDPIVTAIIVCSLSVLLALVVPVYKLYRMYPSELLSASDQMFVGRNNKSQRNKTKISGGWLGTLNRRIDLHAGTTMLLMSIVLSSMLFGYLFFMALSDKDSGYAKWQIEQFGFEGQGYSADRYMSTDHSRYNVFNRHDAGVSPDALNTIASNPNVTGVRAAIFNESTRMVFDEEPSEDIKRLLNNRRLNIPEEMMFADINITGEGYIFEHMGYESDAIMYELPTVGVTPEELSALEAEVVAGQINPDRIRAGEEIVLAVPEELEDICISSFPIGSTLPFDDIVLTGEEEVIDLSNIEGDDWMVYDTYVVVPDGTEVRARYDAIGSRYELSATVGAIVVLHDENDINTYLTSGSEWARNLGVDAGMFIDDSVGMSILCLGETFENWGLPDRNFTTVKVSIGDDADIYQFDKFWYQTLSGLVGIKTDSTFDYVDMIHTTTQRTMAVFYIMVISLILLGMVSIISSLYTKTRGNTERIQSLRRIGLSVKQVSLLIYTQNIYYPIIATIIAIIPVYWVQSFFNATYAKTLSGELYPTGTGSVMPWYIVFPITQNMFSYNFIPALIVCFLTGVLLIVIGTLPQIMYLKKMKMIAEKEE, encoded by the coding sequence ATGTCGGGATTGACCGTTCGTTTAATCAAAAAGCAAGCAGGCAGATTTCTCTGCCTGCTTGTTGTGCTTATACTGGGTAGTTTTACTATTGCGACTTCAGGTTATCTTATAAGAAGCATTAAAAAAACTGATATAGAAACTAATCTGGATTACTGTGGCGATTATGATTATGTTATCTATAACGCCGATCTGGGTTATGCAGATGCCTTGGTGCATTCTTCCGGTATAGAAGATATTGGACTTTACTACGAGCTAGGAACAGTAACAGATCTAGATGGTGTAGAGGAATTTAAAGCTGTAGCACTAAGAGATGAGTTGTCAGAAGATATATATCACATGACGTGTGTTATAGGCTCATATCCCGTAAATGAGAATGAAGTCGCCATAGATCTTTCAGTGGCCCATACATATGGTATTCCACCTTATCCGGGTGAGGAGATTGAGCTGAAGAAATATACTCCCAATGGAGAATATATTGGAAATGAAACATACCGAATTTCGGGGCTTTTCCGAGATGCTGCTCCAGACACTCAAGGTGGATGGTATAGGTGGCCGTTCAATGTTTTTAAAGAAGATTATTCGATGCCTGCGGTATTCTTCTATCCAAGTGATATAGAATCATGGGGATGCTCGCAAGAGACTGTATTAGTCAGATCAAAAACATACACAATTCAGGAAATGCAGGATACCATTAACCTAACGCTTAGGGAAACAGGTTCTTGTGAGAATGGTGTATACTACAATTACAATAAAATGATTGTCTATTCTGATTGCTTGGGAATAGATTACAATTCTATTCCTGGCAGAGACGGCGGTTTTTCTTGGGAATATCTAAGTAATGCTACTTCCGAAGGCCTTTTTAAGAGGGATTTTTATTCAACTCTTTTACTCCCTGTTATATCGTTATTGGTAATAGTTACCGAATCAGTATCTGTATATATGTTGGTAAAAAACATTATTGCCGATCGTAAGGACCATTATGGTATTCTTAGAAGTATAGGTATGTCTTCCAAAAGTATAATTCGTAATCTTGTATTTGAGATGTTTTGCTTTGGGTTAATATCTTCGATCACTGGCGCAGTTACAGCATATGTTGTCCATAATCCAACTATTAACATATTGAACTCTAGGCTTAATCTTCATTTATATAATGGAATAAACGTTGAAGACTTCATAAAGAATGTTACATATGATCCGATTGTTACAGCCATTATCGTGTGCTCATTATCAGTATTGTTGGCTTTAGTTGTTCCCGTATATAAGCTCTATAGAATGTATCCTTCTGAACTTCTTTCTGCATCAGATCAGATGTTTGTGGGAAGGAATAATAAGAGCCAGAGAAATAAGACTAAAATAAGCGGAGGATGGCTGGGGACCCTTAACAGAAGGATAGATCTTCATGCCGGAACAACTATGCTGTTAATGAGCATAGTTCTGTCTTCGATGTTGTTTGGATATTTGTTTTTCATGGCACTTTCTGATAAGGATTCAGGCTATGCTAAATGGCAAATTGAACAGTTTGGATTTGAGGGGCAAGGGTATTCTGCTGACAGATATATGTCTACTGATCACTCTCGGTATAATGTTTTTAATAGACACGATGCTGGAGTTTCGCCTGATGCATTGAATACAATAGCATCTAATCCGAACGTTACAGGTGTTAGGGCAGCAATCTTTAACGAATCAACTAGAATGGTTTTTGACGAAGAGCCGAGTGAAGATATCAAGAGACTTCTGAATAATCGTCGTCTGAACATTCCTGAAGAAATGATGTTTGCTGATATAAACATAACAGGCGAGGGCTATATTTTTGAACATATGGGTTATGAATCCGATGCAATCATGTATGAACTTCCTACCGTAGGTGTAACACCAGAAGAACTATCAGCTCTTGAAGCTGAAGTCGTAGCTGGCCAGATTAATCCAGATAGGATTAGGGCTGGAGAAGAGATAGTGTTGGCGGTGCCGGAAGAGCTAGAAGATATTTGTATCAGTTCTTTCCCAATAGGGTCGACATTGCCTTTCGACGACATAGTCTTAACCGGTGAAGAAGAGGTGATTGATCTATCCAATATCGAAGGAGACGATTGGATGGTCTACGATACATATGTTGTTGTTCCTGATGGTACTGAAGTCAGAGCTCGTTATGATGCTATAGGTAGCAGATATGAGTTATCTGCAACCGTAGGCGCAATTGTTGTTCTTCACGATGAAAATGATATTAATACATATCTAACATCAGGTTCCGAATGGGCACGTAATCTTGGAGTTGATGCCGGTATGTTTATCGATGATTCTGTAGGGATGAGTATTCTGTGTCTCGGTGAGACATTTGAGAATTGGGGGCTTCCTGATAGAAATTTTACAACAGTCAAAGTAAGTATCGGTGATGATGCTGATATATACCAATTTGATAAGTTTTGGTATCAGACATTATCTGGATTAGTCGGAATTAAAACGGATTCGACATTTGATTATGTGGATATGATTCATACGACAACTCAAAGAACGATGGCAGTATTCTATATCATGGTTATATCGTTGATATTACTTGGCATGGTATCGATAATATCAAGTCTTTATACCAAGACAAGAGGAAACACAGAGAGGATACAGTCGCTGAGACGCATAGGATTATCAGTGAAGCAAGTAAGTCTACTGATTTACACCCAAAATATATATTATCCGATAATAGCTACTATAATTGCGATAATTCCTGTTTATTGGGTACAAAGCTTTTTTAATGCAACATATGCAAAGACATTAAGTGGTGAACTATATCCTACCGGAACGGGGAGTGTTATGCCTTGGTATATAGTATTTCCGATAACACAGAATATGTTTTCTTATAACTTTATCCCTGCTCTTATCGTATGTTTCCTTACTGGAGTATTACTCATCGTTATAGGAACATTACCCCAGATAATGTATCTGAAGAAGATGAAGATGATTGCTGAGAAGGAGGAGTAA
- a CDS encoding ATPase/GTPase, AAA15 family, with protein MLIGFKFKNYRSFRDETVLSMEATGLGTFRNSLISYGSLNILPSVAIYGKNGGGKSNVIRAFWLAVQFIKNAQRTQYESSNIPVIPFALNDYSKYEATEFEFVYTLSGIKYWYSFAATKEKVCKESLYHAPKGQKALVFSRENQTFKFTEEKSKRKLISETVAPNQLFFSIACTMNDTVCVNAMKWFREHLYFSRDYSDIPRQLLDYSNDANMLQAISDYAKAADFGIEKIQFEIDSKEIKDNLSFPENIPEGIKAALTQFMNVLSETSNNSETKLKMNEIKATSEHFGVNKEGKTDRYTLELSDESDGTRRLMSFAPAIESALSKGGILVIDEIERELHPMLVNFVVAKFQSKHTNPNGAQLIFTTHNTELMNMEILRKDQLYFADKNREDGSSELYSISEFSTRTTENIRKGYLHGKYGATPDVEIEEVE; from the coding sequence ATGCTTATTGGTTTTAAATTCAAAAATTATAGATCGTTTCGCGACGAGACCGTACTGTCTATGGAGGCCACAGGTCTTGGAACTTTTCGAAACAGTCTGATATCTTATGGCTCCTTGAATATTTTGCCAAGCGTTGCGATTTATGGAAAAAACGGAGGCGGTAAGAGCAATGTGATTCGTGCTTTTTGGCTTGCTGTGCAGTTTATTAAAAATGCTCAGAGAACACAATATGAGAGTTCTAATATTCCAGTTATTCCATTTGCTCTTAATGATTATTCAAAATATGAAGCAACAGAATTTGAATTTGTGTATACATTATCAGGTATAAAGTACTGGTATTCGTTTGCTGCCACAAAAGAGAAAGTCTGCAAGGAATCGTTGTACCATGCTCCGAAAGGGCAGAAAGCATTAGTATTTAGCAGAGAGAATCAAACTTTTAAATTTACAGAAGAAAAGTCAAAAAGAAAGCTTATTAGCGAGACTGTTGCGCCAAATCAGTTATTCTTCTCTATAGCATGTACGATGAATGATACGGTATGTGTAAATGCAATGAAGTGGTTTCGTGAGCATTTATATTTTTCAAGGGACTATTCTGACATTCCTAGGCAGTTGCTTGACTATTCTAATGATGCAAATATGTTGCAAGCAATTTCTGATTATGCAAAAGCAGCAGATTTTGGTATTGAAAAAATACAGTTTGAAATAGATAGTAAGGAGATAAAGGATAATCTTAGTTTTCCGGAGAATATACCGGAAGGAATAAAGGCTGCATTAACGCAGTTTATGAATGTTTTATCAGAAACATCTAATAATTCAGAAACAAAGCTTAAGATGAATGAGATTAAAGCTACATCAGAACACTTTGGTGTGAATAAGGAGGGCAAAACAGATCGATATACCTTGGAATTGTCTGATGAGTCAGATGGTACACGAAGGCTGATGTCTTTTGCTCCTGCTATCGAGTCTGCCCTATCCAAAGGTGGTATTTTAGTTATTGATGAAATTGAAAGAGAATTACATCCCATGCTTGTGAACTTTGTTGTAGCTAAATTCCAAAGTAAACATACCAATCCTAATGGGGCGCAGCTTATATTTACAACTCATAATACTGAGCTTATGAATATGGAGATACTACGTAAGGATCAGTTGTATTTTGCTGATAAAAATAGAGAAGATGGTTCGTCAGAGTTGTATAGCATCAGCGAGTTTTCAACAAGAACAACTGAAAATATCAGAAAAGGATATTTGCATGGCAAATATGGCGCAACGCCAGACGTCGAAATAGAGGAGGTGGAATAA
- a CDS encoding RloB-like protein: MPRKIKPTKPFIYVFCEGESEQAYTDYLKKTFSDVAVIKRPHQTGLFSEAKAKFSKSPTYRNSIEVTDEIWFFYDIEEKDIHKWNDRLVIIKSLRKLRKKEGIRVRLLMTSGCIEYWFMLHYKYFTPKLITVPEKEKVINEVKKRVPTYKKGDYESTAKIAEKYKDAITNSKKTVKALEVDGLPDLADTDERNQWLNTKSVTFSNVYEAIEYLQSLKG; this comes from the coding sequence ATGCCTCGTAAGATTAAACCTACCAAGCCGTTTATATATGTATTTTGCGAAGGGGAAAGTGAACAAGCTTATACTGATTATTTGAAGAAAACATTCTCGGATGTTGCAGTTATAAAGCGTCCACATCAAACAGGTCTTTTTAGCGAGGCGAAAGCTAAATTTTCTAAATCTCCAACGTATAGGAATAGCATAGAAGTAACGGATGAAATTTGGTTTTTCTATGATATAGAAGAGAAAGACATTCATAAATGGAATGACCGATTGGTTATAATAAAATCGCTACGTAAGCTGAGAAAAAAAGAAGGAATACGTGTAAGGCTACTTATGACATCGGGTTGTATAGAATACTGGTTTATGCTCCATTATAAATATTTCACCCCTAAATTAATCACCGTCCCTGAAAAGGAGAAAGTAATTAATGAAGTGAAGAAAAGAGTTCCAACATACAAAAAAGGTGATTATGAATCTACTGCAAAAATAGCAGAAAAATATAAAGATGCGATAACCAACTCAAAGAAAACAGTTAAGGCCTTGGAGGTTGATGGATTGCCAGATTTAGCTGACACGGATGAGCGAAATCAGTGGCTCAATACAAAGAGTGTAACATTTTCAAATGTATATGAGGCGATCGAATACTTGCAGAGTCTAAAGGGTTAA